The DNA sequence GGCGTCACCGCCCTGGACTGGCAGTTGATCAACCTGCTGGTCGCGCCCGCGGAACTGCAGCCCGCGGCCCTCCACTGGGCGCGCGAACTGGGGTCCCGCGACCGCCACGCCCTCCAGCAGATCAAGGCGTGCATCAACCGCACCGAGAAGGAGGACTTCCTCTACGAGCAGAAGGCCTTCGCCGCCTGCTTCCGCCAGCCCGGCATCAGGCAGAAGCTCCAGAAGTGGCAGCAGGCCGCCTCCCTGACGCCGAATCCTTGACCCGAGTGGGTGGCGCCGGGTGGATCCGAGTGGGGCCGGCCTCCGTGCCGGCCTCGCTCCGCCTGTCGGCCTAGCTCAAGAAAGCCCGCACCTGGACGGCGGCCGTGATGTTCCGGTGCGAGGAGGCGAATGCCAGTAGGAATTCCTCTGGCGAACTCCAGCGCAGCGCGGGAACCTCTAGATGCCTGTTGAGGAAGGCGACTTCCTCCTGGAGGCGTTTGTCGGGAGAGGCGACCTTCAACCGGTTGCCGGCGATCTCGAGCCGAGCCAGCACCCTTCCCCGCCTATCGGTCAGCGCCCAGTAGTCGTCTTCGTTCCAGGGTTCGAGCATGCTTGATGATACAATCTGTACCGCGGAGGATCGAGTGATGACAACGGATCGTACGGTAATCGTCAGCGCGGCGCGCACGCCTTTCGGGAAGCTGAGCGGATCGCTCGGGTCCCAGACGGCGGTCGACCTGGGCGCGCACGTCATCAGGGAAGCCCTGAGCCGGGCCCGCGTCGACCCCGCGCAGGTGGACAACGTCATCATGGGCATGGTGCTCCAGGCCGGCGCCGGCCAGATCCCGTCGCGCCAGGCGGCGCTCAAGGCCGGCCTGCCCAGCACGGTGCACAGCCTCACGATCAACAAGGTGTGCGCGTCGGGCATGCGCGCTCTGACGCTCTCCGACCAGTTCCAGCGCCTGGGCGACGGCGCGGTCTTCGTCGCGGGCGGCATGGAGAGCATGACGAACGCTCCCTACTACCTGCCCAAGGCTCGCCAGGGCTACCGCATGGGCAACGGCGAGCTCGTCGACGGCATGATCTATGACGGCCTCTGGTGCGCGTTCCACGACGTCCACATGGGCGAGCACGGCCACACCGTCTCGCAGGAGTTCGGCATCTCCCGCGACGAGATGGACGAGTGGGCCGCCCGCAGCCACCAGCTCGCCCACGCGGCCTGGGAGGCCGGCAAGTTCAATGACGAGGTCGCCCCGGTCCTCATCCCGCAGGGCAAGAAGGATCCGGTGCTGGTGGCCCGCGACGAGAGCATCCGCGCCGACACCACCAAGGAGGGCCTGGCCAAGCTCAAGCCGGTCTTCGGCGGCAAGGAGGGCCTCATCACCGCGGGCAACGCCCCGGGAATCAACGACGGCGCGTGCGCGCTGGTGCTGATGAGCGAGTCCAAGGCCAGGCAGCTGGGCCTCGAGCCCCTGGCGGCCATCGTCGGCTACGGCTTCGTGGCCACCGATCCGCCGTACCTGCACACGGTGCCCGCCATGGCCATCGGGCGGGCGCTGGCGAAGGCCGACCTCACGGTGGATCAACTGGACCTGCTCGAGATCAACGAGGCCTTCGCGGCGGTCACGCTGACCAGCCTGCGCATGCTGGCCGCCGAACGCGTGCTGGTCGGCGCCAACGTCCAGGCCGGCTCGGGCCTCCAGAGCGGCAAGGTCGAGATCGGGCAGGTGAGCGACGCCCGCCTGGCCGCCCTCGAGGAGCGCACCAACGTCAACGGCGGCGCGGTTGCCATGGGCCACCCCATCGGGGCCTCGGGGGCCCGCATCGTGGCCACGCTCGCGCTGGAGCTGGCGCGGCGCGGCGGTCGCTACGGCGCGGCCGGCATCTGCTCGGGCTCGGCCCAGGGCGATGCGGTGATCGTCGAGAATCTGCGCAG is a window from the Candidatus Tanganyikabacteria bacterium genome containing:
- a CDS encoding acetyl-CoA C-acyltransferase; its protein translation is MTTDRTVIVSAARTPFGKLSGSLGSQTAVDLGAHVIREALSRARVDPAQVDNVIMGMVLQAGAGQIPSRQAALKAGLPSTVHSLTINKVCASGMRALTLSDQFQRLGDGAVFVAGGMESMTNAPYYLPKARQGYRMGNGELVDGMIYDGLWCAFHDVHMGEHGHTVSQEFGISRDEMDEWAARSHQLAHAAWEAGKFNDEVAPVLIPQGKKDPVLVARDESIRADTTKEGLAKLKPVFGGKEGLITAGNAPGINDGACALVLMSESKARQLGLEPLAAIVGYGFVATDPPYLHTVPAMAIGRALAKADLTVDQLDLLEINEAFAAVTLTSLRMLAAERVLVGANVQAGSGLQSGKVEIGQVSDARLAALEERTNVNGGAVAMGHPIGASGARIVATLALELARRGGRYGAAGICSGSAQGDAVIVENLRR